A genomic region of Elaeis guineensis isolate ETL-2024a chromosome 9, EG11, whole genome shotgun sequence contains the following coding sequences:
- the LOC140851720 gene encoding V-type proton ATPase 16 kDa proteolipid subunit, which yields MSSFSGDETAPFFGFLGAAAALVFSCMGAAYGTAKSGVGVASMGVMRPELVMKSIVPVVMAGVLGIYGLIIAVIISTGINPKAKSYYLFDGYAHLSSGLACGLAGLAAGMAIGIVGDAGVRANAQQPKLFVGMILILIFAEALALYGLIVGIILSSRAGQSRAD from the exons ATGTCGAGCTTCAGCGGCGACGAAACCGCTCCCTTCTTCGGATTCCTCGGCGCCGCGGCCGCCCTCGTCTTCTCAT GTATGGGGGCGGCGTATGGGACGGCGAAGAGTGGGGTGGGGGTGGCGTCGATGGGAGTGATGCGGCCGGAGCTGGTGATGAAGTCGATCGTGCCCGTGGTCATGGCTGGAGTGCTTGGGATCTACGGGTTGATCATCGCTGTGATCATTAGCACAGGGATAAACCCTAAGGCCAAGTCGTATTACCTCTTCGATGGCTACGCTCATCTTTCCTCTGGGCTGGCTTGTGGTCTTGCAGGGCTCGCCGCGGGCATGGCTATTGGAATCGTTGGCGATGCTGGAGTCCG GGCCAATGCGCAGCAGCCAAAACTTTTTGTCGGCATGATTCTCATTCTCATCTTTGCTGAAGCACTTGCCTTGTACGGTCTTATTGTTGGCATCATCCTTTCCTCTCGTGCTGGCCAATCTCGGGCAGACTAA